One Phaseolus vulgaris cultivar G19833 chromosome 4, P. vulgaris v2.0, whole genome shotgun sequence DNA window includes the following coding sequences:
- the LOC137837062 gene encoding transcription factor MYB83-like, whose protein sequence is MRKPDIMGKDKLNTSSSTTTTTINTTNNSTKSKLRKGLWSPEEDEKLIRYMITKGQGCWSDIARNAGLQRCGKSCRLRWINYLRPDLKRGAFSPQEEELIIHLHSILGNRWSQIAARLPGRTDNEIKNFWNSTLKKRLKMSNNNNTTSSPNNSDSSDPRDVMGGIMPMNEHDLMTMCMDSSSSTSSSSMHSMQANMALTDQFDPFPLLSNRYDMTTGAAGFLDNMAACLTQVGMADHDDGVVHGDYGALEPNKMGLESDFSLPPLESRSNIEDNSTTPIDVKTHNNNHFKNSCFNNTDLHIQTSNNVVAEDMFGFGNHHGQGENFRMGEWDFEGLMQDMSYFPSLDFQV, encoded by the exons ATGAGGAAACCTGATATCATGGGAAAAGACAAACTGAAcacctcctcctccaccaccaccaccaccattaACACCACCAACAACAGCACCAAGAGCAAGCTAAGGAAGGGGTTGTGGTCACCTGAGGAAGATGAGAAACTGATAAGGTACATGATCACTAAGGGACAAGGGTGCTGGAGTGACATTGCTAGGAATGCTGGCCTTCAAAGGTGTGGCAAAAGTTGTCGTCTTCGTTGGATCAACTACTTGAGACCTGATCTCAAACGTGGTGCATTCTCACCCCAAGAGGAAGAACTCATCATTCATTTGCATTCCATTCTTGGAAATAG ATGGTCTCAGATTGCTGCACGTCTCCCTGGTCGCACAGACAATGAAATAAAGAATTTTTGGAACTCAACACtgaagaaaaggttgaaaatgagcaacaacaacaacaccacTTCATCACCAAACAACAGTGACTCATCAGACCCTAGAGATGTCATGGGGGGGATAATGCCAATGAATGAGCATGACCTCATGACCATGTGCATGGACTCCTCCTCAtcaacatcatcatcatccatGCACTCCATGCAAGCCAACATGGCACTAACTGACCAATTTGACCCTTTTCCCTTGCTGTCCAACCGTTACGACATGACCACCGGTGCAGCCGGTTTCCTCGACAACATGGCTGCATGCTTAACCCAAGTTGGTATGGCAGATCATGATGATGGGGTTGTTCATGGTGATTATGGGGCATTGGAACCTAATAAAATGGGGTTAGAAAGCGACTTTTCCCTTCCTCCACTAGAAAGTAGAAGCAATATTGAGGACAATTCTACTACCCCAATTGATGTGAAAACCCATAACAACAACCACTTCAAGAACAGTTGCTTCAATAACACTGATCTTCATATTCAAACCTCCAACAACGTTGTTGCAGAGGACATGTTTGGGTTTGGAAATCATCATGGGCAAGGGGAAAACTTTAGAATGGGAGAATGGGACTTTGAGGGTTTGATGCAAGACATGTCCTATTTCCCTTCCCTTGATTTCCAAGTTTAA
- the LOC137837061 gene encoding 6-phosphogluconate dehydrogenase, decarboxylating 2-like, translating to MAQPTNLTRIGLAGLAVMGQNLALNIAEKGFPISVYNRTTSKVDETVERAQKEGKLPVYGYHDPKSFVQSIQKPRVIIMLVKAGAPVDQTIKTLSAYLEKGDCIIDGGNEWYENTERREKAMSELGLLYLGMGVSGGEEGARHGPSLMPGGSFEAYKYIEDILLKVAAQVSDSGPCVTYIGQGGSGNFVKMIHNGIEYGDMQLIAEAYDVLKSVGKLSNEELQSVFSEWNKGELMSFLIEITADIFGIKDDKAEGYLVDKVLDKTGMKGTGKWTVQQAAELSIAAPTIEASLDARFLSGLKEERVEAAKLFKSRGLDSILNDQHQIVDKKKLVDDVRKALYAAKICSYAQGMNLIRAKSKEKGWELKLGELARIWKGGCIIRAIFLDRIKKAYDRSPNLANLLVDPEFAKEIVDRQSAWRRVVCLAINNGISTPGMAASLAYFDTYRRESVPANLVQAQRDYFGAHTYERIDMEGSFHTEWFKIAKQSRV from the coding sequence ATGGCTCAACCTACAAACCTCACAAGAATAGGTCTAGCTGGTCTGGCTGTGATGGGCCAAAACCTTGCTCTCAACATTGCTGAAAAGGGTTTTCCCATTTCTGTTTACAACAGGACCACATCCAAGGTTGATGAGACAGTGGAAAGAGCacaaaaagaaggaaaacttcCTGTGTATGGTTACCATGACCCTAAGTCCTTTGTTCAATCGATTCAAAAACCAAGGGTCATAATAATGCTTGTTAAGGCCGGGGCACCAGTGGACCAAACCATCAAGACCCTCTCTGCATACTTGGAAAAGGGTGATTGCATCATTGATGGTGGCAATGAGTGGTATGAGAACACTGAGAGAAGAGAGAAAGCTATGTCTGAATTGGGTCTACTCTACCTTGGAATGGGAGTCTCAGGTGGTGAGGAGGGTGCAAGACATGGTCCCTCTTTGATGCCAGGTGGTTCATTTGAGGCTTATAAATACATAGAAGACATTCTGCTCAAGGTGGCAGCTCAAGTGTCTGACAGTGGTCCATGTGTGACTTACATTGGCCAAGGTGGATCAGGCAATTTTGTGAAAATGATCCACAATGGAATTGAGTATGGTGACATGCAACTCATTGCTGAGGCTTATGATGTGCTGAAGTCAGTTGGGAAGTTGTCAAATGAGGAGCTACAAAGTGTGTTCTCAGAGTGGAACAAAGGGGAACTCATGAGTTTCCTCATTGAGATCACAGCAGACATATTTGGAATCAAGGACGACAAAGCAGAAGGGTATTTGGTTGACAAGGTTCTGGACAAAACTGGCATGAAGGGCACTGGCAAATGGACTGTGCAACAAGCTGCTGAGTTATCAATTGCTGCTCCCACAATAGAGGCTTCTTTGGATGCAAGGTTCCTCAGTGGATTGAAAGAGGAGAGAGTTGAAGCTGCAAAGTTGTTCAAGTCAAGAGGGTTAGATAGCATCTTGAATGACCAACACCAAATTGTTGACAAGAAGAAGCTGGTTGATGATGTTAGGAAGGCTCTCTATGCTGCAAAAATCTGTAGTTATGCACAGGGAATGAATCTGATAAGGGCAAAGAGCAAGGAGAAGGGTTGGGAGTTGAAGTTGGGTGAACTTGCAAGGATTTGGAAGGGAGGTTGCATCATAAGAGCCATATTTTTGGACAGAATCAAGAAAGCATATGATAGAAGTCCTAACCTTGCAAACCTTCTTGTGGATCCAGAATTTGCCAAGGAAATAGTGGATAGACAATCTGCATGGAGGAGAGTGGTGTGTCTAGCTATCAACAATGGTATTAGCACCCCAGGCATGGCTGCTAGTCTTGCTTATTTTGACACATACAGAAGGGAAAGTGTGCCAGCAAATTTGGTTCAAGCTCAGAGAGACTACTTTGGTGCTCATACATATGAGAGGATTGACATGGAGGGATCATTCCACACTGAGTGGTTCAAGATTGCCAAACAGTCAAGGGTTTAG
- the LOC137837060 gene encoding putative calcium-transporting ATPase 13, plasma membrane-type, with amino-acid sequence MSLPFLTNINRVEMLLNASSTVSASHKRWHSAFMAIYCSRAIMSLSTRNKTHRIKAKVSPTPTPPPSFVTVDLIPNHSFGIGQTALTDIVKEKDLKNLDEIGGVEGVATALETHLEYGIRGGDDDGEDITRRTQVFGSNTYPKPPSKGFFHFVVEAFKDVTILILLACAALSLGFGIKEHGIKEGWYDGGSIFVAVFIVISLSAVSNFRQNRQFDKLSQVSNDIQIEVVRSGRRQHVSIFEIVVGDVICLKIGDQVPADGLFIEGHSLRVDESSMTGESDHVEISRQHRPFLFSGTKVAEGYAKMLVTSVGMSTTWGQMMSSISRDIDEQTPLQERLNKLTSSIGKVGLAVAFLVLVVLLVRYFTGNTKDDNGVREFNGSKTKFDDIMNAVVGIIADAVTIVVVAIPEGLPLAVTLTLAYSMKKMMADHAMVRKLSACETMGSATTICTDKTGTLTLNQMKVTKFWLGLEPVAETKNANSKVAPFVLQLIQEGVALNTTGSVHKSNKSGSEFEFSGSPTEKAILSWAVLELNMETEDLTKGCSIIQVETFDSKKKKSGVLLRRKADNTVSAHWKGAAEMVLKMCSRYYDASGIVKDLDNDKMLKFEHIIQGMAASSLRCIAFAHVEVAEEELGDEDTMMKVKDSGLTLLGLVGIKDPCRPGVKKAVEACQNAGVNVKMITGDNVFTAKAIASECGILRPNQDTVGAVIEGEEFRNYTPEERLEKVDNICVMARSSPFDKLLMVQCLKQKGHVVAVTGDGTNDAPALKEADIGLSMGIQGTEVAKESSDIVILDDNFESVVTVLRWGRCVYNNIQKFIQFQLTVNVAALAINFVAAVSAGEVPLTAVQLLWVNLIMDTLGALALATEKPTNELMDKPPVGRTKPLITNVMWRNLLAQALYQIAVLLTLQFKGESIFGVTSGVNDTLIFNTFVLCQVFNEFNARKMEKRNVFKGIHRSKLFLGIIGITIILQVVMVEFLKKFADTERLNWGQWTLCIGLAAVSWPIGWVVKLIPVPDKPLLNFFRIKK; translated from the coding sequence ATGTCATTGCCCTTTCTTACAAACATTAACCGCGTTGAGATGCTTCTCAATGCATCCAGCACTGTTAGTGCATCGCATAAAAGATGGCACTCTGCATTCATGGCCATCTATTGCTCCCGAGCTATCATGTCACTCTCCACTCGCAACAAAACACACAGAATCAAAGCAAAAGTCTCACCTACACCAACACCACCACCATCTTTCGTCACGGTTGATTTGATTCCTAACCATTCCTTTGGTATTGGCCAAACAGCCCTCACTGACATTGTCAAAGAAAAAGACCTTAAGAACCTTGATGAAATTGGTGGAGTTGAAGGGGTGGCAACAGCCCTTGAAACCCATCTTGAGTATGGTATCAGAGGTGGTGATGATGATGGTGAAGACATCACACGTAGAACACAAGTGTTTGGTTCCAACACTTACCCAAAGCCACCTTCCAAAGGGTTCTTCCACTTTGTGGTGGAAGCCTTTAAGGATGTCACTATTCTCATCCTTTTGGCTTGTGCTGCTCTTTCCCTTGGCTTTGGAATCAAGGAGCATGGAATCAAAGAAGGTTGGTACGATGGTGGAAGCATCTTTGTTGCAGTGTTCATTGTGATTTCCTTGTCAGCTGTGAGCAACTTCAGACAGAACAGACAGTTTGACAAGCTGTCTCAGGTGAGCAATGACATACAAATTGAGGTGGTGAGAAGTGGGAGGCGACAACATGTGTCAATCTTTGAGATAGTGGTCGGTGATGTCATTTGCTTGAAGATTGGGGATCAAGTGCCAGCAGATGGGTTGTTCATAGAAGGGCATTCACTTAGAGTGGATGAATCAAGCATGACAGGAGAGAGTGATCATGTTGAGATTAGTAGGCAGCACCGTCCTTTTTTATTCTCAGGCACCAAGGTGGCTGAAGGGTATGCGAAGATGCTTGTTACCTCAGTTGGTATGAGCACAACATGGGGCCAAATGATGAGTTCAATAAGCCGAGATATTGATGAGCAAACTCCTTTGCAAGAGAGGCTAAACAAGCTCACATCGTCCATTGGAAAGGTTGGTTTGGCTGTGGCTTTTCTTGTCCTTGTTGTTTTGTTGGTTAGGTACTTCACAGGGAACACAAAGGATGACAATGGGGTCAGAGAGTTCAATGGAAGCAAGACCAAGTTTGATGATATAATGAATGCTGTTGTGGGAATTATTGCTGATGCAGTTACCATTGTTGTTGTTGCAATCCCTGAGGGTCTTCCATTGGCTGTGACTCTCACTCTGGCTTATTCAATGAAGAAAATGATGGCTGACCATGCAATGGTGAGAAAGCTCTCAGCATGTGAGACAATGGGTTCTGCCACAACAATTTGTACAGATAAGACTGGCACTCTCACACTCAATCAGATGAAAGTGACCAAATTCTGGCTTGGTCTAGAACCTGTGGCGGAAACTAAAAATGCTAACTCAAAGGTTGCTCCATTTGTTCTTCAACTTATCCAAGAAGGGGTGGCTCTAAACACAACTGGCAGTGTGCACAAGTCCAATAAATCAGGTTCTGAATTTGAGTTTTCAGGTAGTCCCACAGAAAAAGCTATCCTATCTTGGGCAGTTTTGGAGTTGAACATGGAGACGGAGGACTTGACAAAAGGCTGTTCCATCATTCAAGTGGAGACCTTCGactcaaagaagaaaaaaagtggAGTTTTGTTGAGAAGGAAGGCAGACAACACGGTTAGTGCTCACTGGAAAGGAGCAGCAGAGATGGTACTAAAGATGTGCTCAAGATACTATGATGCTTCTGGCATTGTGAAAGATCTTGACAATGATAAAATGTTGAAGTTTGAACACATCATTCAAGGTATGGCAGCTAGTAGTCTTCGTTGCATTGCTTTTGCCCATGTAGAAGTAGCCGAGGAAGAGCTTGGAGATGAAGACACAATGATGAAAGTGAAAGACAGCGGTTTAACATTGTTAGGACTTGTTGGGATTAAGGATCCATGTCGTCCAGGGGTGAAGAAGGCTGTGGAAGCTTGTCAAAATGCTGGTGTGAATGTAAAAATGATCACAGGAGACAATGTTTTCACTGCAAAAGCTATAGCAAGTGAATGTGGCATACTCAGGCCAAATCAGGACACAGTTGGAGCAGTGATTGAAGGAGAGGAATTTCGCAACTACACACCTGAAGAGAGGTTGGAGAAGGTGGACAATATCTGCGTGATGGCTAGATCTTCTCCTTTTGACAAACTTCTAATGGTTCAATGCCTGAAGCAAAAAGGTCATGTAGTTGCTGTCACTGGGGATGGCACAAACGATGCACCAGCACTGAAAGAAGCTGACATTGGACTCTCTATGGGAATTCAAGGGACTGAAGTGGCCAAAGAGAGCTCAGACATTGTTATATTGGATGACAATTTTGAATCTGTGGTCACTGTCTTAAGGTGGGGAAGGTGTGTTTACAACAACATCCAGAAGTTCATTCAGTTTCAATTGACAGTGAATGTTGCAGCACTTGCTATCAACTTTGTGGCAGCAGTGTCAGCTGGGGAAGTGCCACTCACAGCAGTACAATTGTTATGGGTGAACTTGATCATGGACACATTAGGTGCTTTGGCTCTTGCAACAGAAAAACCTACCAATGAATTGATGGACAAACCACCAGTGGGTAGAACAAAACCTCTCATCACCAATGTCATGTGGAGGAATCTATTGGCTCAAGCTTTGTACCAGATAGCAGTTTTGCTGACTCTTCAATTCAAAGGTGAGTCCATCTTTGGTGTGACATCAGGGGTAAATGACACATTGATTTTCAACACATTTGTTCTCTGCCAAGTGTTCAATGAGTTCAATGCAAGGAAGATGGAGAAGAGGAATGTATTCAAAGGCATACACAGGAGCAAGTTGTTCTTAGGCATTATTGGCATAACAATAATCCTTCAAGTTGTTATGGTTGAGTTTCTCAAGAAATTTGCTGATACAGAGAGGCTAAATTGGGGGCAATGGACTCTCTGCATTGGTCTAGCTGCAGTTTCATGGCCAATTGGTTGGGTTGTGAAGTTGATACCTGTCCCAGATAAACCATTGCTCAATTTTTTCAGAATCAAGAAATGA